The DNA sequence GGAGGGGTCCAGCCTGTCGATCAGGGGACGTCTGTAATCAAAATCAAGGAGAACCTGTGATGAGCCATTGCATTGATCTGCGCCGGGCGCTGCACCGCCACCCCGAAGCCGGATTTACCGAATTTTTCAGTACGAGCCTGGCGGCCACGGAATTATCCAGGCAGGGCTGGACCCTGCACCTGGGACAGGAGCTATATGAGACAGCCCGTCTGGGCATCCCGGAGCAGCCGGTCCTGGAAGCCGCTCTGGAACGAGCCCGGGCCGCCGGAGCGGATCCCGTCCACCTGGAGCGGATGGCAGGTGGCTACACCGGCCTGATCGCGACCATGCAGCGCGAGACTGGCCCCACCGTGACCCTTCGCTTTGACCTGGACTGCGTCGAAGTTCAGGAAGATCTGGATGTTCCCTGGAAATCCCTGACGCCCGGACTGATGCATGCCTGCGGTCATGACGGGCACACCGCCGTCGGCATTGAACTCGCCCGCCGGCTGAGTGAACTTCCCTGGACCGGCTGCGTCAACCTGGTGTTTCAGCCGGCGGAGGAAGGCGTGCGCGGCGGATCGATTTTTTCTCAGTCCAGCCTGCTTCAGGGCACCGATTACTTTCTGTCCGGTCATCTGGGAATCACCAACGATGCCGAAGATACCCTCTATTCCACCGTATCCCACAGCATGAACACCTCCAAATGGGATCTCACCGTCAAAGGGGAATCCGTCCATGCCGCGCTCTATCCTGAACAAGGAATCAACGCCCTGCTGGCTGCCGCCGATCTGGTGGTAGAGCTGTACCGGCTGCCGGACAATGACCAGACCCAGCTGAACGTCGGCACCCTGACTGCCGGAACCGGTCGCAATGTCGTGGCCGGCGAGGCAAAGCTTCGGGCAGAAACCAGGGGATCCAGCCGGGAAAGCCACGACAGGCTGAACCAGGCGTTCGGGGAGACCTGCCGGGAGATGGAGCGCCGCCATGGTGTGCGCATCAGTCAGACCCTGGCTGGAGAAGCCATTTATTCCCCGCCCCATCCCGAATTGTGCGCGCTGGCCGCCGGACAGGCCGAAGCTGCCGGACTCCGATCGGAGCCGAAACCCTACCCTATGATGGGATCGGAGGATGCGTTCTACTTTATCGACCGGGTCCACCGCGAAGGCGGTCAGGGAGCCTATTTTATCTTTGGCACCGCCATCCGGGCGCCTCATCATAACCCGATGTTTGACTTTAACGAAGCAATTCTGGAAAAGATGGTCAGCTTCTATACCGCCCTGACACGGGAGCTGCTGTCAGCTCCCCGTCGGTGATCCCCTCTCGGGAATCCTGGCCGTCCGTCTGACTTTTATCCGACTGCCATTGCAGGACCGGTCATTCGACCCATCCCGCGAAGACCCATTGCCCGGCCATCCCGCAAGGCGAATAGGCAAGGCAATTACATAAGCCATATACATAAGCCAAATATACAAGGCAGCAGGATCGTCCCTTCCGGGAGGGGCGATCCTGCTGCCTTTTGCATGGTTCATTTGGGAAACTCACTTGAGAGTGAGGCTGGATGACTCGGCTCACTGATTCTTCAGTTCGTTGAGAATCATCCGCTTGTACCGGAGGAATTCTTCGCTGACCCGGAATTCCGGCGAGCGGGGTCTGGGTTCCTCAATCCGAATCTCCCGGCTGATCTGACTGGGCGAGCCGGTCAGAAGACAAATCCGGTCGGACAGGAGAATGGCTTCATCAATGTCATGGGTAATGAACAGCGTGGTCAGGTGAATGCGGTCCATGACCTCAAGGTACCACTGATGGAGGGAAGACCGGGTGATGGTATCAAGGGCCGAGAACGGCTCATCCAGCAGTGCCAGATCCTTCGAAAACAGATAGGTTCGAAGCAGCGCGGCCCGCTGGCGCATGCCCCCTGATAGCTGTCTCGGATACTTGTGTTCTGTTCCGGCCAGCCCGAAGAAGTCAAAGTCCTCGCCGGCTTTTGCCCTGGCTTCGTCCCGACTGACTCCGCGTATTTCCAGGGGCAGGGCGACATTATCCAGGATGGTCTTATAGGGCAGGAGCAGGTCTTTTTGCAGCATGTAGGCAATGTGCCCGGTTTCTCCGGTGACTTCCCGGCCATGCAGGAGAACCTGGCCTTCCTCCGGCTGGATCAAGCCTGAAATGATATTGAACAGGGTGGTTTTTCCGGAACCGGACATACCGAGAATGCTCACCAGCTCTCCGGGGTAAACCGTAATATTGATGTCATCAAGCAGCACCTGGCCGCCGTAGTCCTTGCGGATGCCCCGGGTTTCAAGGACGGGCTGTTCCCGCTTACTGTCCGGGGATGAAAGCATTGGTAAAACCCTGGCCGGCTGGAATTTCCTTCTGAATCAGCTGATTTTCCCACAGCCAGCGATAAAAGCCATCCCAGCGCTGCGCGTCCATCTGCCCCCAGGGCTTGCCCGGATCCAGGATCTGGTTGGCCATCCACTTCTGGCTTTCCTGCGTCAGGGTCGGGTCCAGCTCCGGTGCGTGCTTGAGCAGGATCTCTGCCGCCGCCTGCGGATTCTGAGCGCTGAAGGTATAGCCCTTGGACGCGGCGCCGACAAATTTCCGTACGGTTTCCGGGTCCTGAGCAATCATGCGGTCGGATGCAATCAGCACCGGCGTATAATAGTCAAACACCGGATTGAGGTCCTTAAAAGCAAAGTAGTCAAAATCGAAGCCGGAAACCTGAGCATTGATGCCGGACCAGCCATAGAAGATCCAGACCGAATCCACCTGCCGGGTCTTCAAGGCCGCGACCTCGTCGGTAATGTTGTTGGGAATCAGCTGAACCTTGCTGTAATCGCCGCCATCTTTTTCCACCACATTCCGGATGATGGCCTGCTCCACCGGGTTATCCCAGGTGGCGTATTTCTTTCCTTCCATGCCTTTGGGCCGGCCCAGTCCCTCGCCCTTGCGGGAGATGATCCCCGAGGTGTTGTGCTGCAAAATGGCAGCCACTGCGGTTACAGGCAGCGGTGAATCCGCGGCCAGAGCCGGTGCCAGAGTATCCTGGAAATCGATGCCGAAGTCGGCTTTGCCGGCAGCCACCAGCTGCGGCGAGCCACCCTGCGGCGGAGTCTGAATATCCACATCCAGGCCTGCTTCGGCAAAGTAGCCTTTTTCCTTGGCGACAAACAGCCCGGTATGATTCGTATTCGGTGTCCAATCCAGCAGGACCGTCACTTTCTTCAGATCCCCTGCTGTGGACGGGCTGGCTGGCGCACTGGTCGAAGCCGGTGTCTGGCCGGTGCCCGCGCCGGGGGCCGATGTCACGGCCGGCGCCTGAGGCGCGCAGCTCACCAGCAGAGTGCTCAGCAGGAATCCTGAGATTAGTTTTCGTTTCATATGGTTTCTTCTCCTTACTCTTGAAAAAAATGCTTCTATTTCTTCGTCCATCTGAATTTCAGTGTTTCAATATGTTCTGTTCAATCTTGATTGCAAGTTCCGGCTTCTGCTCCCACTCCTGATCAAAATGAACCAGTTGCTGCCCCCAAGCCTGACCCAAGTGCTCCTTCCTCTGAGAAGTCCGCCCTTGAAAAGCTGTCCCTTGTGAAACCGCCCCGGTCACTCTTCACGAATTCCAAGCTCTATGCCTGTCGAGCTGCCCGCCTCCGGAAGCTTCGCCCGAAAGATCCGGCCACATTAAATTCTTCTTTCCTTATAATCCTACCTATGCTCTTGTTTCGAACCTCTGCTTTCGGATCAGCCTCTGCTTATAGATCCAGCCTCAGCTTTCGTTACTGTCTGCTTCCGGCTGATCCCACGGAGTCATGCGGCGGTGCAGGAATTTCACCAGCGCCATCAGCACGAGGCTGATGCCGGAGATCAGGAAAATGACGGCAAACATTTTATCGTAGGAATAGGATTTGATCACTCGCGTCATGTAGACACCCAACCCGGTGAATCCGCCCAACCACTCAGAAATTACTGCGCCGACAATGGAATAGGATGCTGAAATTTTCAGAGCGGCAAAAAAGGAGTTGGTGGCTCCGGGGAGCTTGATGTGACGGAAGATCTGCATCCGGCTGGCTCCCATGGAGCGCATCAGGTTGACGGCATCCGGATCCACCGACTGGAAGCCGTCAAACAGACCGATCGCAATCGGGAAGAAGGTCGTGAGCACAATGAGCACCACCTTAGGGAAGATGCCGTAGCCAAACCACAGCACCAGGAGCGGCGCGATCGCCACCGTCGGAACCGTCTGGGTTACAACCAGCAGGGGGTACAGCGCTTTGCGCAGACCTCTGAGCAGGTCCATCAGCAGGGCAATGACAAAACCCAGGACAATGCCCAGCATCAATCCGAGGAACGCCTCGAACAGGGTAACCCGCGCATGCATCATCAGCAGTGGCAGATCCCGGAGAAAGGCCCGCACCACCTCCACCGGGGAAGGCAGCATGAAGCTGGGCACCAGTTGCGCCAGGGAGACAGCCTGCCACAAAATCACCAGCAGTCCGATCGCCGTGATGCTGTAAAGTTTATCGGTGATGCTTTGTAACTTTTTCATCAATGGTCAGAAGATCGCCCGAAGGCCGATAGACGGATTTCAGGTACATCGACACGGAGGGCGCTCCGGCCTGGATTGCAATCAGCTGGGCCTGTTTCGCAATTTCCATCAGTTCCTCAAAGTCACCTTCCACCGTCGTTTCAAAGGGACCCACATAATAAGTCAGACCAGTCCTGCGAATGTAGTCAATCACCTCATCCACGATGCGAACTACTTCGCTGGTCTCTGACACGCCTGGTAAAATCTGAATCGCAATGCTTGAATTCATCATATCCTCCTCGTTGTTACGCCCAGGGGAATGTTGATTCCCGATGGGCTGACCTTGTTTACTTTAACAAAAAAACCGTCCCCCGAGGGAACGGTAAATTTTTTTGCATTTGCCGACCTTCCCTACGCTGGCATAACCCAGATCAGGTGATACGGGTTCAGGATTTCTCCTGTCTCAGCTTAAAAATTAAGCACCCCCGGTTCTTTCTCATTCATCCTAACAAATGCCGCCGGCACTGTCAACGCAGTAATTCAATTGCATGCAATTCATTAACCGGATTCCCTCCGACTGTTCCTGCCGAAATCCCTTCAGCGTCGGCCTTGGCACTCGGCATTGAGCTGCCCTGCCCTGATTCCTTCTGAACGCGCAGCCAAGGCCGCCCGACATTCGGACGGCCTTCAAGGTCAGTCAGCTTGATTATTTGATGATCATTGCATTAATTGCCAACAGCTGCGCAGCGGCCCAGCTAGAAGCGGGACGTGCCCAGATGATTCCAGTCATCCATGTTCAGGTCCAGATTTTCATCAACGGACTGATAGAGCTTGCGCCGCAGCTTGACCGGCAGTGACGCCCGGTGATTGCGCGGCCCTTTCAGGGTTTCTTCATAAACCTTCATGACCCGCTCATAAAAAACTTCCGTGGAGAACTGCCGGGAGGATTCCAGGGCGGCCTGTCCCATTGACTTTCTCAGCTGGGGATCTGAAGCCAGCGCTTTGACCGCGTCGCAGAACTCTTCACCGGTCTCATACTGCCAGCCGTTCACTCCATTGATGATGACGTCCTCGATGGCGCCGTCGCGCCGGCAGACTGCCGGCAGACCGCAGGCCAGGGCTTCCCCATAGGTCAGTCCCTGCGTCTCAGAGGTGGAACCGGAAACAAAGGCATCCGCCATATGGTAATAGTCAGGAACCCGCTCCGGAGTTACCATGCCGCTGAAAATCACCCGGTCCTTCAGCCCAAGGTCTTCCACATAGGTTTCCAGAATTTCCTGATAGGGTCCCCCGCCGACAATCATCAGCCGAATGGCGGGATCCAGGTTCTGCAGGAATCTGACAATTTCTTCGATGTTCTTTTCCTTGGCCAGCCGGCCCAGGGACAGCAGGACAAATTCCTCTTCCCCGATTCCGTACCGCGACCGCAGTTCCTGACGCACCTGAGTGTGATCGACTCGCTGGAAGCGGGTCAGATCGATGCCGGAGGGCACCGTATAAATCGCAGTCTTGACATCGTAGCGGTTCAGGATCCCCCGAACTTTCTCGGTGGGAACGATGACTGCATCGGTTCGTTCCAGCAGCGTCTTTGACAGACGCCGGACCAGACTGCGTCCAATGGTTTCATTGGGCGAGAAGTAGTGAATATAGTCCTCATAGACCGTATGATAGGTATGAACGATGGGTATGTCCAGCTTGGTGGCCATCATCTGGGCCAGCAGAAAGGTGGAAAATTCATTGTTGGTATGAATGATATCCGGTCCCCAGTCCTTGATCTCATTGAGTTCATCGGTGGCCAGAGTCCGCATGATCCGGGCTCCCGGATAGAACTTCCCGGCAGAAAAAGACGGAATGACATAGACACATTCTTCATAGCCAAAGGATTCCTTCTGCCGCAGCGTCAGGATCTTGACTTCGTGTCCATGCTTTTCCAATTCATTTTGCAAATTTATGATCGATGTGACTACTCCGTTTATGGTCGGAGCAAAGAAGTCACTGGCAATCAGCACTTTCATAAGCTTCTCCTACTTAACGAAAACCTCTCATGAATCATTTCATGAGGCTATGCAGGCGTTTGATCAGCCGAAGCAGGAATGTCGTTCCTTCGGCTAAGGACCGTCGCTCCGGACTACCAGCCCAGGGCATTGAGCAGGTTGGTAAAGCTGCAGCTCAAGAGCAGCGAATAGGCCGTAACAGCCAACGGTTTGCCCAAAAGGATGATGATAATGAATTTTTTAAAGGTCATATTGGTCAGCCCGGCCATGTAGCACAGCAAATCATCAGGGGCCAGGGGAAGAAAGATTGCGATTGCAAACCATTTGTGGAATTTGCGCTCATCCCCTTCCAGCCATTTCTGATATTTATTCAAGCCTTTTTCCGAACTGAAAATCCGGATGATATCAGGTCCGTAGAACCGGGCAAGATAGAAATTTATGGAAGAACCAATAACAGTCCCCAAATAATTGCACAATATCCCCCAGACAGGTCCAAAGAGCAGGACACCGACCAGGTTTCCCAGAGCTCCCGGCACAATCATGAAGACGGACTGAATGGCCGTGAAGGCAATGAATACCAGCGGCGCCATCAACCCAAAGGGTTCCAGGAAGGCCGCCATAGCTGTCTGTGATTTGAAAATTCCGGTTCGGATTCCATACACAAAGAAAGCTCCTGCCAAGATGAAAGCCAGGAATGAAGTGGCATGGATTATTCGTTTTTTGCGTTGTACCTGGGTCATCTCAATTTCCATGCTAGCCATCCCCTCACCTGCCTTATCAGTAACTGAATCTACTATCATTGTGGTAGATAAAAATTAAACTGAAATTAAAGAATTAGGCCTACCAGCAGTAACCTCAAGCTATGAAAATGTCTATTTTGAATGCTTCTCGATAAAAATAGCCTACCAGCATATACCTATGTCTATCTATAATTTCAGACGAATTTCTGACGGATTTCCCAAAAATCAAGAGTTTTGTAATGAGACTTTTTTCTTTGCATTTTCCATTTGCCGCCCCTATCTCCCCTAGTCAATACCGCTTGCTTATCCGGCGGTATTGATTAGGCCCTATAAGGATCTTTCCCTGGCGGCGCTCGTGGAGCGCATGAGGCGGCTGTCAGCTGTACGTCTTCCCCGCCTGCTGCTAATGTAGGTTTTTTATATGATATCGGCTCACTCGTGAACGGGTCGAAAAACTATTTTATGCTGCAAATGGTTTTTCCCACCATCGACCACTCACCTCCAGTGATTTAGTTAGAGCCATGATTCGAGGGTTCAAATTCTTGGGGGAATCCTTAAGATGATCGCTATGGATCAGGACAGCATCATTGGCGTCAGTGAGAACAAAGCGGCTAAGGCCGCCTGTCGTACCTCGCGTGTTTATTTAGGCTCTGGTGTTAATCAGAGCCCCTCTTATATTCAAATACTTTCCCGAATATGCTTGTATATTTCTCGGGGCGCATCAGCCCGCCACAGGATTCGCAGTCAAACTGCGGAGGTTCGTTAATATTGCTTTGGTCCATTTCGTCAAATGTTTTAACAACACTTAATGGAATTTCTTCCTCTGCCCCACAGCTAGTGCATATATACCGGACGATCGGTTGATTAATCGCCTGCTTTCTTTGATTCGCACCTTGTGTTTTCTTCTTTCGTTTCTTGCTAACCTGCATTTCGTCCTTCCCACCTGTACCTTTCCTGATTTCTTCTTTTCTCAGGTACCACTATATCACTCTTTTTCATGAGTGCACCACATTCGCATTTCAATGGATTTTTATCATATTCGAGCATCATACGGAACTTCCATGTTTTCATTTTCTTTAATCTTGCGTATTTTTCTTTGGATATCAGTCTGCGTTCGATTCGCCTGGCTCTCAAGTTGTTTCGCGAGTAGATTCCATAGTTTCGAATCATCTTAAAGTGAGTATCCGGAATATGAATGATTAACCGATGGATGAACTCCATGGCACTAATGGATTCCTGAACTTCCTGGGACTGACCGTGAGGCGTATACTTAAATGTCACTGTCTTGCCGTCATATGCAACTATTCTTGATTCAGCGATTGCAGGACGTCCAGCATATCGGGCCAGATACTTCGACACAATCTGAAGATCGGTGATTTCGCCTTTGGCATAAACATAAAATCCATTCTCTTTCTGCTTGTATAGCTTGTTTATCAAAGAACACATCCATCCCGTTGGAAAGGACTCTTTCATCAGATCGAGCAACTCTTTTTGCCAGAAATACCGTAGTTTCTTGTAATTTAGATACTTTAACGTGCGATCTTCCGTAACTCCCAGACAACGCAAAGACATGATGATATGAACGTGTGGGTTCCATTTCAAGTCCCGGCCAAAAGTGTGAATTACGCTGATGATGCCGGTTTCAAACCGCTGCGTCTGATTCATCTGGTAGATCGTTTCCTTCAAAACTTTAGCAGCGCGATCTGAGAGATCCTTTAGCATTCCCCGGTTCTTCCGAAAATAGATTCTGAGTTCCGCCGGAATCGTAAATACCAGATGCTTATGGGGCGCATTGATCAGTCGGGACTCAAGTTTTTCCGCCCACTTATCCCGGTAGAGCTTTCCGCAACTGGAACAGAAACGGCTTTTACAGGTGAATGGAACCAAGACCTCAGAAGTACATTGTGCACAAGTGTATACAGTCCATCCGTTTTCAAACTTGCCGCAATTCAACATCCGTTCCACTTCTTTGTGGACCGATATGCGAATCATTTCGGGGTTCTCAGCAACGAACTGATCCCAGTGTTCCTCGAAAATCTGCTTAATCTTACCCATATAATCACCTGCTGATTAATTCTTAAAACCATTATAATAAGCGGGTTAAGCTTGTTCCACAAAAGTATAATTTCCTACAACAGAACAAAGGTGACATCACCTTCACTCATGAGTTTGAGCAGTTAAAAACCAGAGGGGTCTGAACATCCAGGTCTGTCATAAAGCCGATCTAGAGTCCAAGGGGATGGTGGTGAGCACTGTCAAGTTCGTGAAAAGCAGCTTCCTTGCCCATTGATTCTTTATGGAGGAAGAGGATCTCAACGAATCATTTTTTCCCTGGCTGGAGCGGACTGGTAATGACAAAGTCCATGGAACGACAAAAAAGTACCGTTCGCAAGTGTTTCAATGGGAACGCGAACACTTGCGAGCGGTATTCTATTACTCAGGGGACCTACAAAAATACCCGGTAGCGATGTTACTGCCGCCCAGGACGAGCTCCCCGTCTATGATGCCTTCGGCGATATTCATCAACATTGTCATAAAAATGTCACTTAATCACAAATCAGGATGATATGATAGACATATCAAATTAGGGGGTGTGGTGCATATTGAAAAGGGATTCTGGTCAAAAACTTCTAAAGGTGATTCTCTGCTTATCTATGGTACTTTCTCTGTATTTGTCACAGACCTCAATAGCATTCGGGAAAAATGTTGATAGGCAGGAAGAGGAAATACAATACCTGTTCAAATCTAAACAACCTAGAGATCATATCAAAGCTTTTGAGATAAAAGAAAAAAGAGGAGATAATATCTTTAAATCGGAAACGAATTATTTCAAGTCTCTTCAAAAATCTCAAAAGGAACTTATCTTTGAAAACATCAATAATCCAATGGCTCTAAGTCAACTAGATCAAATTCATAAGGAAGTTGAAAAATATAAAGATAGCATAGAAGAAGATAAAAATAAACCTGTACAAGAACTTCGAAATATCGGATATTCTGATGAGCAAATTGAAATCCTTAGAACGTACGATCGTTCTGACATTTCAACTACAGCTCTATCACCTAATCTAATTGTCTATGGTGATTTTGACAATGAAACATTAACCTCTACATCAACAAAAGTTCGCCTAATTGTATGTTTCGATTGGACTGAAGGAAAAAGAGGTGCACTTCTTAATGTCAAAGATATATTTGCAGTCGCATGGAGCAATGATATGGTCCCCATTGATTCAAATACATGGAGTGTTATTACTTACTGTTTCCGTACTGGAGCCCCCAATATGACTGTTAGTGAAAAAGTATTACCAGAGTCTACTAACTCAAATTACATTACATTTTGGACAGCGTCTTCCAGAAACGGGATCATGTGTGACATTGATTCAGGAACTATAGTCACGATGTTAACAAAAAACAAGAGAATTACAGATACTATTGCATATGCTAGTTACGGCGCGGGTGCAGTCAGCATAGTCCCTGGCTTTTCAATTGGCTATCCAGCAGGTGCTGGTATTTCCATTAACTTCGATTATAGAGTGGAAAAGGTTGGTGCTGTTAGAGTATACCAACCCTCGGCATATTAACTATGGAATTTATAGGTATTGTTCTTGTTGTTTTTGCTTACTTCATTGAGTTTCGTATTACCAATGGAGTAACTCCAGTAGGTTTATCAGATGTCATATTTTATATTTTTGTACTTCTGAGTATTCGATCTATCAGGATAAAGCATTAGATGACCTTAAGCGACTGATGACAGATGGGACATATGCTTTTCTCCATACTCCGAACAAAAAAAACGCTGATCGGGATTCCATTCTAAAATGTATTTTGATATACTGATCATGCTAATAACTTAGTAAGGATCCTCCCTGACGACTCGGCGCGAACCATAGAGTCAGGGAGGGTCTCTTTTTGCCCACCACAATATTATTAGGGACACTATATCCGTCTATTTACGGACAGACAAGGCTGGCTACTATGGGACGATTGGTTCCGGCATAAACAATACTCCACTGCTACTCCCCGAATAATGTATCCGTTTAGTTGGCAATAGCTTTTAGGATGGTACAGTAAAGTTAGCAATGGAACATGTTAACAATGGAGCATGTTTACCATATCAGATACCAGTTCAATGAAAAAGGAAAAAGTAAAGAGCCGGCATACAATCTGCTAATTTTTTATGACCCCTGAGCCACCGCCTTCATTGTTCGGTATGATTTGAAAAAAGCCATTGTTCCCATGGCTTAAAAGACTTGTGGTAATAAGTCAAGTAGCAAAAACAGAGTAAAATAAATGTTGGACATCCAATAACCTTAAAAAAGGCAACATCAAATTAACCCACCGAACATTCAGAACATATGTTCGTGGTTTGATGAAGGATATGCACATCAGGTCAGCTCACCTGATCTCTATACACTCCTTTCCGGTGCATAAAGTTGGTGGTTTCGTAGCAGCACATCCACCATGCGCACAAGTTTTCTGGCGGTAAGGACGAGGGCTCGTTTATGCTGATTTTTAGGAACTTCGTTGTATTTCTTGAGGTAGTACTCCCGATATACCGGCTCATTGCGCATCACTGAATTGGCAGCTTCAACCAGATTGTAACGCAGGTAGTGGTTTCCGGTCCGGGTCAGGGAGGTTCGTTCTGATTCATAGTTACCAGACTGGTTCCGCTTCCAGTAAAGACCGGCGTACTTAGCCAGCTTGGCTTCATTCTCGAAGCGTCCGATCTGACCCACCTCCGCCAGGATGCCCGCAGCATAAACGGGTCCAATCCCAGGAATACTGAGCAGACTCTGGCTCTCTGGCAATGTCTCAAGGATTTGCTCTATGGCTTTTTCAAGAGATTTGATCTGATCCTTGATGGTTTTGATCATCAGTGCGTAGGTGGCAAGCACCACGTCCACAGATTCCTGCATTACCTTACCGAGGCGGTAGGAGTCCCTTGCAGCCTTGGCAATGGACTCGGCCAGCTTCAGGGGGTCGCCGAAACGGCCACGCCCCTTCTGCTGGAGGATGGAAGCCAGTTCTTCCAGATCCATTTTGGCGATGTCATCCAAGGTGAGGGAATCGGTGAGAAGATCCATCATGGCAGCCCCAAAGACCGAAGTATCCACTTCCTTGGTCAGGGTGTTGCATTTGTAGTAGAGATTCTCCAGGAAGTGCTGTTTGCACTCCGTCATCTGCTGCATCAGCTGATATCGTGACCGTGTCAGTCGCTGCAGAGACAAATACTTCTCTTCCTTCAGGAGGGATGTATTGAACCGTTCAAAACGCAGGAAATCAGCGATGCGGAAAGCATCAATGACATCTGTTTTATCTTCTTCGAAAATTCCCTTGAAGCGGTGAATGGACTTGGGGTTCATGACAACGACCGCCAGACCAATGGCTTTGAGTTCAGGGTCTAAAGCCAGGAAGGTGGATGGATGGAAGCTGTAAACCGATGTCGATTCCATACCTGCAATCACCCGGGTGTAAGCAGTCTTTTGTGTGAAATGCAGGATATCCGCTTTGAGGATTGCGGCTCCATTGAGATTGTTAGGCAGGACACACTCTTTGAGAATATTGGCTTCACTGTCGAGAAAACACACATCCAGTTTTTCGGAACTAACGTCGATACCGACATATAATTTCATGGTCAGGACCTCTTTTCGAAAAAATTTGGAACGGCTTGGATACTGAACGATATCCCTGGCACCAACAGTCTGGCGACAACCTCGCGCATGAGTATTCCTTTCTACCCTCTCCGAAAGCTGCCCGATGCTGCTAACATCGGTACAGAGAAGGAAGCGATACAGCTTGTGAGTTTTCGGTACAACTAATGGCTGGGAGACAGTCTTTGAAATGCAGTCTGGCTGCAGCAGACAATAGCCTTAATCCAGATAGATCCATATTCCATAGTTCTATTATCCAGGGATATGATTCAGTATCCAAGATACAATATGGCAAATACCTTAACTAAACTTATAATACGAGGAGATTTACGATGAAACTGCAAGAGATCGAACTGGTCCGGATCGACGGGCAAAAAACCACCATGGCAGAATACAGCCGCCAGGTCGTGCTGGTTGTCAATACGGCCTGCCTTTGAGGCTTCACCCCCCAATTCGGTGAATTGGAGACCCTTTGGCAGACCTACAAGGAAAAAGGATTCGTAGTCCTTGGTTTTCCCTGCAATCAGTTTGGCGGCCAA is a window from the Clostridiaceae bacterium HFYG-1003 genome containing:
- a CDS encoding ABC transporter permease, with the translated sequence MMKKLQSITDKLYSITAIGLLVILWQAVSLAQLVPSFMLPSPVEVVRAFLRDLPLLMMHARVTLFEAFLGLMLGIVLGFVIALLMDLLRGLRKALYPLLVVTQTVPTVAIAPLLVLWFGYGIFPKVVLIVLTTFFPIAIGLFDGFQSVDPDAVNLMRSMGASRMQIFRHIKLPGATNSFFAALKISASYSIVGAVISEWLGGFTGLGVYMTRVIKSYSYDKMFAVIFLISGISLVLMALVKFLHRRMTPWDQPEADSNES
- a CDS encoding ABC transporter ATP-binding protein — its product is MLSSPDSKREQPVLETRGIRKDYGGQVLLDDINITVYPGELVSILGMSGSGKTTLFNIISGLIQPEEGQVLLHGREVTGETGHIAYMLQKDLLLPYKTILDNVALPLEIRGVSRDEARAKAGEDFDFFGLAGTEHKYPRQLSGGMRQRAALLRTYLFSKDLALLDEPFSALDTITRSSLHQWYLEVMDRIHLTTLFITHDIDEAILLSDRICLLTGSPSQISREIRIEEPRPRSPEFRVSEEFLRYKRMILNELKNQ
- a CDS encoding TVP38/TMEM64 family protein; protein product: MEIEMTQVQRKKRIIHATSFLAFILAGAFFVYGIRTGIFKSQTAMAAFLEPFGLMAPLVFIAFTAIQSVFMIVPGALGNLVGVLLFGPVWGILCNYLGTVIGSSINFYLARFYGPDIIRIFSSEKGLNKYQKWLEGDERKFHKWFAIAIFLPLAPDDLLCYMAGLTNMTFKKFIIIILLGKPLAVTAYSLLLSCSFTNLLNALGW
- a CDS encoding thiamine-binding protein; this encodes MNSSIAIQILPGVSETSEVVRIVDEVIDYIRRTGLTYYVGPFETTVEGDFEELMEIAKQAQLIAIQAGAPSVSMYLKSVYRPSGDLLTIDEKVTKHHR
- a CDS encoding glycosyltransferase family 4 protein, coding for MKVLIASDFFAPTINGVVTSIINLQNELEKHGHEVKILTLRQKESFGYEECVYVIPSFSAGKFYPGARIMRTLATDELNEIKDWGPDIIHTNNEFSTFLLAQMMATKLDIPIVHTYHTVYEDYIHYFSPNETIGRSLVRRLSKTLLERTDAVIVPTEKVRGILNRYDVKTAIYTVPSGIDLTRFQRVDHTQVRQELRSRYGIGEEEFVLLSLGRLAKEKNIEEIVRFLQNLDPAIRLMIVGGGPYQEILETYVEDLGLKDRVIFSGMVTPERVPDYYHMADAFVSGSTSETQGLTYGEALACGLPAVCRRDGAIEDVIINGVNGWQYETGEEFCDAVKALASDPQLRKSMGQAALESSRQFSTEVFYERVMKVYEETLKGPRNHRASLPVKLRRKLYQSVDENLDLNMDDWNHLGTSRF
- a CDS encoding ABC transporter substrate-binding protein, giving the protein MKRKLISGFLLSTLLVSCAPQAPAVTSAPGAGTGQTPASTSAPASPSTAGDLKKVTVLLDWTPNTNHTGLFVAKEKGYFAEAGLDVDIQTPPQGGSPQLVAAGKADFGIDFQDTLAPALAADSPLPVTAVAAILQHNTSGIISRKGEGLGRPKGMEGKKYATWDNPVEQAIIRNVVEKDGGDYSKVQLIPNNITDEVAALKTRQVDSVWIFYGWSGINAQVSGFDFDYFAFKDLNPVFDYYTPVLIASDRMIAQDPETVRKFVGAASKGYTFSAQNPQAAAEILLKHAPELDPTLTQESQKWMANQILDPGKPWGQMDAQRWDGFYRWLWENQLIQKEIPAGQGFTNAFIPGQ
- a CDS encoding amidohydrolase is translated as MSHCIDLRRALHRHPEAGFTEFFSTSLAATELSRQGWTLHLGQELYETARLGIPEQPVLEAALERARAAGADPVHLERMAGGYTGLIATMQRETGPTVTLRFDLDCVEVQEDLDVPWKSLTPGLMHACGHDGHTAVGIELARRLSELPWTGCVNLVFQPAEEGVRGGSIFSQSSLLQGTDYFLSGHLGITNDAEDTLYSTVSHSMNTSKWDLTVKGESVHAALYPEQGINALLAAADLVVELYRLPDNDQTQLNVGTLTAGTGRNVVAGEAKLRAETRGSSRESHDRLNQAFGETCREMERRHGVRISQTLAGEAIYSPPHPELCALAAGQAEAAGLRSEPKPYPMMGSEDAFYFIDRVHREGGQGAYFIFGTAIRAPHHNPMFDFNEAILEKMVSFYTALTRELLSAPRR